The DNA region GCCCAGCTGTTGGCTGACTTCAGGTAGCCAGGAAACTTTGTTGGCTGGAAAAGAGTCTGTGGGCGAAGGTAAGCCGACATAGTGAGATCTTCGCTCCACTTCGCGTTGCAGTAATCCACCACCAGCGATAACTCTTCAACGGTGTAACCTTCCCCGATTCGGGCACGAATGTTTTGCAGGGAGGTTGTTGAAACCTGATAACGCGAACTGGTCACCTGGTTCAGATGGTTTAAAACCTGTTTAGCCTGATCGGTGATCAACACATCACCGTCTGGTTGCGGCGCAACCGGACAAATAGGTTTTTTAATATCTGTAGTATTCTCTGTTGTATTCTCTGTAAGAACATCAGTGCATTTTGACCTGATGAGAGCGGTTCGTTTTGACCCGTTGGAGCGTTTCACTTTGACCTCTTCCATCGGTTCATTTTGACCTGATGGAATAGTGCATTTTGAACTCTTCGATTTGGTCACTTTGACCTCATCTAAAAGCTCGCTTTCGTAGTTGATCGTGTAGTAGTTCGTCATGTCGCGCTGAGACTTGTTCAGTTGCTCAACTTTGAGAACTCCGAGGTTCTTCAGGCGAGTGAATGTGCGCTTCAGCGTAGACTCTGACCAGAACGGAAACTGCTCCAGCCACTGCTCGGTGGTGTTGTAAATCCAGCGCACGCCGTCACGCTCCAGTCCGGAGGTGGTTTCTTTAAGCCAGTAGTTAACCTGCTGCAACGCAATAGCCTCGTTAAGGCCAATGCTGTATGCAAGGTCAGGGTTTAT from Enterobacter chengduensis includes:
- a CDS encoding conserved phage C-terminal domain-containing protein, yielding MSLLMPSRPIVINPDLAYSIGLNEAIALQQVNYWLKETTSGLERDGVRWIYNTTEQWLEQFPFWSESTLKRTFTRLKNLGVLKVEQLNKSQRDMTNYYTINYESELLDEVKVTKSKSSKCTIPSGQNEPMEEVKVKRSNGSKRTALIRSKCTDVLTENTTENTTDIKKPICPVAPQPDGDVLITDQAKQVLNHLNQVTSSRYQVSTTSLQNIRARIGEGYTVEELSLVVDYCNAKWSEDLTMSAYLRPQTLFQPTKFPGYLKSANSWAKAGRPPRINGEWAREDGVFRSSFQNTDYSKVPAGFRGANS